One Thalassotalea hakodatensis DNA segment encodes these proteins:
- a CDS encoding PepSY domain-containing protein, translating to MRKIHQILGLIMLLPIIAWAITGTYFFFKPGYQEAYQALNVKTYPLTYIDKLPKGKWLETKQLKTVLGQHVLLKDNKQWHHFIMPSWQAVDTLSKKQINALVADAITANKTRYGEIKSITNNQILTTTNVAITLNWPLLSLRQQGKDTDFINTMYNIHYLRWSGNKTLDQYLGVIGLFLVLLLAGIGTWMTIKRT from the coding sequence GTGCGTAAAATACATCAAATTTTAGGGTTAATCATGTTGCTACCTATAATTGCTTGGGCAATAACGGGTACCTATTTCTTCTTTAAACCGGGATATCAAGAAGCTTATCAAGCGCTTAATGTTAAAACATACCCATTAACTTATATTGATAAACTGCCTAAAGGGAAGTGGCTTGAAACGAAACAGTTAAAAACAGTATTAGGTCAACATGTTTTATTAAAAGATAATAAGCAATGGCATCACTTTATCATGCCAAGTTGGCAAGCTGTTGATACTTTATCTAAAAAACAAATCAATGCGCTGGTAGCTGATGCGATTACGGCAAACAAAACTCGCTATGGCGAGATAAAGTCTATTACCAATAACCAAATTTTAACCACAACTAACGTAGCAATCACCTTAAATTGGCCGCTATTATCACTAAGACAACAAGGAAAAGACACTGACTTTATTAATACGATGTATAACATTCATTATTTGCGTTGGTCTGGTAATAAAACCCTTGACCAGTACCTTGGTGTAATAGGACTATTTTTAGTGCTTTTATTAGCAGGGATAGGGACTTGGATGACGATCAAACGGACATAA
- a CDS encoding GNAT family N-acetyltransferase, producing MKLTVATQQHIPTLMAWFPNEQAFSLWSGPGFRYPFTEQTFIDDLKLSTLSSYALLNENSEIIAFGQFYLRMNRCHLARLAVKPSERGKGIATVLIQKLGEIGCKLLNSNELSLFVFSHNTSAARAYQKLGFVLAQYSEPMPIENCVYMIKKNN from the coding sequence ATGAAGTTAACCGTCGCTACTCAACAACATATTCCAACATTAATGGCTTGGTTTCCTAATGAACAAGCATTTTCTCTTTGGTCTGGCCCTGGTTTTCGTTACCCTTTCACCGAACAAACGTTTATAGATGATCTGAAGTTATCAACGTTATCATCTTATGCTTTATTAAATGAAAACAGTGAGATAATCGCATTTGGCCAATTTTACTTACGAATGAATCGATGTCACCTAGCTCGGTTGGCTGTAAAACCAAGCGAAAGAGGCAAAGGTATAGCAACTGTGCTCATTCAAAAACTAGGTGAAATAGGCTGTAAGCTGTTAAATTCAAATGAACTATCTTTATTTGTATTTTCACACAACACATCAGCAGCTAGGGCATATCAAAAACTTGGGTTTGTTTTAGCACAATATTCAGAACCAATGCCGATAGAGAATTGCGTATACATGATCAAAAAAAATAACTAA
- a CDS encoding ZIP family metal transporter: MDLLFTVIVLTLLSGLAMPFGALLAKIEHLHPSWLKSELRHSVIALGAGALLSAVALVLVPEGTSNLSPLVACLALTLGGVGFMLLDILLKKINTPASQLVAMLADFIPESIALGAAFATGSSSAYLIALLIALQNLPEGFNAYRELKDGSSMKSVIIILSFVGLALLGSLSGILGYTFLYDLPKVVSLIMLLASGGILYSIFQDIAPQVRLEKHWSPPLWAVFGFMFGMMGHMLVH; this comes from the coding sequence ATGGATTTATTATTCACCGTAATTGTTCTAACCCTACTCTCTGGATTGGCGATGCCCTTTGGTGCATTGTTGGCGAAGATTGAACATTTACACCCTTCATGGTTAAAAAGTGAATTACGACATAGTGTTATCGCACTTGGAGCTGGTGCGCTTTTATCAGCAGTAGCGTTAGTATTAGTGCCGGAAGGTACTTCCAATCTATCGCCATTGGTTGCCTGCTTAGCTCTTACCTTAGGCGGCGTAGGCTTTATGTTGTTAGATATTTTACTCAAAAAAATTAACACGCCAGCGAGCCAATTAGTCGCCATGCTGGCCGATTTTATTCCAGAGTCCATTGCCCTAGGTGCAGCTTTTGCTACAGGCAGTTCAAGCGCCTATTTAATTGCGCTATTGATCGCTCTTCAAAACCTACCAGAAGGATTCAATGCTTATCGAGAGCTCAAAGATGGCTCATCAATGAAGTCAGTTATCATTATTCTATCATTTGTTGGATTAGCATTATTAGGCTCGCTATCGGGGATTTTAGGCTATACTTTTTTATATGACTTACCTAAAGTTGTTTCATTGATAATGCTATTAGCCTCTGGAGGTATTTTATATTCTATTTTTCAAGATATCGCTCCACAGGTTAGGTTAGAAAAACATTGGTCCCCACCTTTATGGGCTGTGTTTGGGTTCATGTTTGGTATGATGGGCCATATGTTAGTGCATTAG
- a CDS encoding substrate-binding periplasmic protein has product MGYRTNNKLPLIEKAPNNNGVYQILFSKALAKINCKLAVIRAPKKRILYMLKKGEIDFYPGLGFNDERAEFTHYFENGLHYRAATISRSDVDDLKSFADMRGKTLLISQGANYDKKDLKGVYIRYVYDLSIGKAIELISSEQADFYAYNEDVMLYYLSKYPTKEIKIHQCCSKDHPMYLGFSLRSKHIDLLRNPLFKQYEDLSFSNQKHQLTKESIAYQFQQALQTLDSNGETAKIWRQYNTVNMHEGTVATSTNENNNQP; this is encoded by the coding sequence ATGGGTTACAGAACGAATAACAAGCTACCACTTATTGAAAAAGCCCCCAATAATAATGGTGTTTATCAAATTTTATTTTCCAAAGCGCTTGCCAAAATTAATTGCAAGTTGGCGGTAATACGTGCTCCCAAAAAACGTATCCTGTATATGCTTAAAAAAGGTGAAATAGACTTTTACCCTGGCCTTGGCTTTAACGACGAAAGAGCTGAATTTACCCATTATTTTGAAAATGGTCTTCATTATCGAGCTGCCACCATTTCAAGATCAGACGTTGATGATTTAAAAAGTTTTGCAGATATGCGTGGTAAAACACTCTTGATTTCACAAGGCGCCAATTATGATAAAAAAGACCTTAAAGGTGTGTACATCCGTTATGTATATGACTTATCTATTGGTAAAGCTATTGAGCTAATATCTTCAGAGCAAGCTGACTTTTACGCATATAACGAAGATGTCATGTTATATTATTTATCAAAATACCCAACAAAAGAAATCAAAATACATCAGTGCTGTAGTAAAGATCATCCAATGTATTTAGGCTTTTCATTACGTTCTAAACACATTGATCTTTTGCGTAATCCATTATTTAAACAGTACGAAGATTTATCTTTTAGTAACCAAAAACATCAGTTAACAAAAGAAAGTATTGCGTATCAATTTCAACAAGCATTGCAAACACTAGATAGTAATGGTGAAACCGCTAAAATTTGGCGACAATATAATACGGTAAATATGCACGAAGGTACTGTAGCAACCTCCACTAATGAAAACAACAACCAACCTTGA